In the Lysinibacillus sp. PLM2 genome, one interval contains:
- the rocR gene encoding arginine utilization regulatory protein RocR, with product MNQKILTKLYEEIIDRVSVGIHAVDEDGKTIIYNNKMCEMEAMEKKDVLYKDVREVFHFQENQSSTLLKSLENGEEIVNVKQTYFNNRGVEITTVNNTFPIELEGNIYGAVEIATDVTKMERLMRQKVRQTKTEFTFQQIIGQSSELEEVKSFAKRATRTNSNVLIIGETGTGKELFAQSIHAESDRAAGPFITQNCAALPDSLIEGILFGTTKGSFTGAIDNPGLFELAQGGTLLLDELNSLNFALQAKLLRVLQERKVRRIGGSEEIPVDVRVIATVNEDPIDAVANNHLRKDLYYRLAVVSLLIPPLRERREDIPILVDEFIKKYNALFKLNVKDVSEEVLQFFISHNWPGNVRELEHVIEASMNLINYEDRIEMHHLPYQYRRSESEEEVSLHPFIESNKLNTNTNLTEQLALFEKQFIEQNLMKNGNHITNTAKSLGISRQSLQYRMKRLNIRL from the coding sequence TTGAATCAAAAAATCCTAACTAAGCTTTATGAAGAAATTATTGATCGTGTAAGTGTTGGTATTCACGCTGTCGATGAAGATGGAAAAACGATCATTTATAATAATAAAATGTGTGAAATGGAAGCTATGGAAAAGAAGGATGTACTGTACAAGGATGTACGAGAGGTTTTTCATTTCCAAGAAAATCAAAGCAGTACCTTACTAAAATCTCTAGAAAATGGCGAAGAAATCGTTAATGTTAAACAAACCTATTTTAATAATCGTGGTGTTGAAATTACAACAGTAAATAATACATTTCCCATAGAACTGGAAGGTAACATTTATGGTGCGGTAGAAATAGCAACGGACGTAACAAAAATGGAACGGTTAATGCGACAAAAGGTAAGGCAAACGAAAACGGAATTTACTTTTCAACAAATTATTGGTCAAAGTTCTGAGTTAGAAGAAGTAAAAAGCTTTGCAAAAAGAGCAACTAGAACAAATTCTAACGTTTTAATAATTGGTGAAACGGGGACGGGAAAAGAATTATTTGCGCAAAGTATACATGCAGAAAGTGACCGAGCAGCTGGACCTTTTATTACGCAAAACTGCGCAGCATTACCGGATTCCTTAATAGAAGGGATATTGTTTGGTACAACAAAAGGTTCCTTTACAGGAGCTATCGATAATCCTGGGTTATTTGAGCTTGCTCAAGGTGGTACGCTGTTATTGGATGAACTGAATTCGTTAAATTTTGCACTACAGGCTAAGTTATTACGTGTTCTTCAGGAAAGAAAGGTACGAAGAATTGGGGGATCAGAAGAAATTCCGGTGGATGTTCGTGTTATCGCAACGGTAAATGAGGATCCAATAGATGCGGTTGCTAATAATCATTTACGAAAAGATCTGTATTATCGGTTAGCTGTTGTATCTTTATTGATTCCTCCACTGCGAGAGCGTAGAGAGGATATTCCTATATTAGTTGATGAGTTTATTAAAAAATATAATGCTTTATTTAAATTGAATGTAAAAGATGTATCAGAAGAAGTTCTACAATTCTTTATATCTCATAATTGGCCTGGAAATGTTCGTGAGTTAGAGCATGTAATCGAAGCATCGATGAATTTAATAAATTATGAAGACCGGATTGAAATGCACCATTTACCATATCAATATCGAAGAAGTGAATCAGAAGAAGAGGTTTCACTTCATCCTTTTATTGAATCTAACAAATTGAATACAAATACAAATTTAACGGAACAACTTGCTCTATTTGAAAAACAATTCATTGAACAAAATTTAATGAAAAATGGAAATCACATTACAAATACAGCAAAAAGCTTGGGAATTAGTAGACAAAGCTTACAGTATCGTATGAAGCGATTGAATATTCGACTGTAA
- a CDS encoding oxidoreductase, with amino-acid sequence MQKKLEVLGMVCPFPLIEAKEAINELNSGDELIVEFDCTQGTESIPRWAAEAGHLVTNFEQIDTATWTITIKKN; translated from the coding sequence ATGCAAAAAAAGTTAGAAGTTTTAGGAATGGTATGTCCTTTCCCTTTAATTGAAGCAAAAGAAGCAATTAACGAGTTAAACTCAGGAGATGAGTTGATTGTAGAATTTGATTGTACACAAGGTACAGAATCTATTCCTCGTTGGGCCGCAGAAGCAGGGCATTTAGTAACAAATTTTGAACAAATTGATACTGCGACATGGACTATTACTATTAAGAAAAACTAA
- the rocD gene encoding ornithine aminotransferase, translated as MTNATSSNLIEKTEKFGAHNYHPLPIVVSEAEGVWVKDPEGNKYMDMLSAYSALNQGHRHPKIIKALIDQANRVTLTSRAFHNDQLGPWYEKLTQMTGKDMVLPMNTGAEAVESAIKVARRWAYEVKGVEDNKAEIIGCNGNFHGRTMGAVSLSSEKEYQRGFGPILPGFKLIPYGDVESLKAAITPNTAAFIVEPIQGEAGIVMPPKGFLKAAEQICKENNVLFITDEIQTGLARTGKMFAHQWDEVTPDVIILGKALGGGVMPISAVVANSDILGVLNPGSHGSTFGGNPLACAVSLASLEVLEEEKLTERSLELGNYFQEQLREINNPVIKEVRGSGLFIGVELTEPARKYCEQLMEKGLLCKETHDYVIRFAPPLIISKEEIDWALEHIRSIFA; from the coding sequence ATGACAAACGCAACATCATCTAACTTAATTGAAAAAACGGAAAAATTCGGTGCACATAACTATCATCCACTACCAATTGTTGTTTCTGAAGCTGAAGGCGTTTGGGTAAAAGATCCTGAAGGTAACAAATACATGGATATGTTATCAGCATATTCTGCCCTTAACCAAGGTCACCGCCATCCAAAAATTATTAAAGCTTTAATCGATCAAGCAAACCGTGTTACTTTAACTTCTCGTGCATTTCATAATGATCAGCTTGGCCCTTGGTATGAAAAATTAACTCAAATGACTGGCAAAGACATGGTTTTACCAATGAATACTGGTGCAGAAGCAGTAGAATCGGCAATTAAAGTTGCTCGTCGCTGGGCTTACGAAGTAAAAGGTGTAGAAGATAATAAAGCTGAAATTATTGGCTGTAACGGAAACTTCCACGGACGTACAATGGGTGCTGTTTCGTTATCTTCAGAAAAAGAATATCAACGCGGTTTTGGACCAATCTTACCTGGATTTAAATTAATTCCTTATGGTGACGTAGAAAGCTTAAAGGCAGCTATTACACCGAACACTGCAGCTTTCATCGTTGAACCAATTCAAGGTGAAGCTGGAATTGTAATGCCTCCAAAAGGCTTCTTAAAAGCAGCAGAACAAATTTGTAAAGAAAATAATGTATTATTCATCACTGATGAAATTCAAACAGGTCTAGCTCGTACGGGTAAAATGTTTGCTCACCAATGGGATGAAGTTACACCTGATGTAATCATTTTAGGGAAAGCTCTTGGCGGTGGCGTAATGCCAATTTCCGCTGTAGTAGCAAACAGCGATATCCTCGGAGTATTAAATCCAGGTTCTCACGGTTCAACTTTCGGCGGTAACCCACTTGCTTGTGCAGTATCATTGGCTTCATTAGAAGTACTTGAAGAAGAAAAATTAACTGAACGTTCTTTAGAATTAGGTAACTACTTCCAAGAGCAGCTTCGTGAGATTAATAACCCAGTTATTAAAGAAGTTCGTGGTAGCGGATTGTTTATCGGTGTTGAATTAACTGAACCTGCTCGTAAATACTGTGAGCAATTAATGGAAAAAGGATTGCTTTGTAAAGAAACGCATGACTACGTTATCCGTTTTGCACCACCATTAATTATTTCTAAAGAAGAAATTGATTGGGCATTAGAGCATATTCGATCAATTTTTGCTTAA
- a CDS encoding UPF0398 protein — protein sequence MIKTIYVSGYRPHELGIFNDKHPGIPIIKKAIENELRALIEDGLEWVVLTGQQGVETWAAEVILELKSDFPDLKYSVITPFLDQEKNWNEIKKEKYINIVSKADFVTSVSKRPYEAPWQFIEKDKFIIQNTDALLLIYDEDNEGSPQYVKKLAEKYAEKYDYPLRIINAYDLQVIADELQQKDW from the coding sequence ATGATAAAAACTATTTACGTCTCTGGTTATAGACCCCATGAGCTAGGTATTTTTAACGACAAACACCCAGGCATTCCTATTATTAAAAAAGCTATCGAAAACGAACTAAGGGCTTTAATTGAAGATGGTCTTGAATGGGTCGTGCTTACGGGGCAACAAGGTGTTGAAACTTGGGCTGCGGAAGTAATACTTGAATTAAAGTCGGATTTTCCTGATTTAAAATATTCCGTGATTACCCCATTTTTAGATCAAGAAAAAAACTGGAACGAAATTAAAAAAGAAAAATATATTAATATAGTAAGTAAAGCGGATTTTGTTACAAGTGTTTCGAAACGCCCTTACGAGGCACCATGGCAATTTATTGAAAAAGACAAATTTATTATTCAAAATACCGACGCTTTATTATTGATTTACGATGAGGATAATGAAGGCTCCCCTCAATACGTTAAAAAGCTTGCAGAAAAATACGCTGAAAAATACGATTATCCATTACGAATTATTAATGCCTATGATTTACAAGTTATTGCAGATGAATTACAACAAAAGGACTGGTAA
- a CDS encoding xanthine permease, whose translation MNNAKAFTLGIQHLLAMYAGAILVPIIIGGALGFSSEQMTYLVAIDIMMCGIATLLQVMRGKIFGIGLPVVLGCTFTAVSPIIAIGSDKGVGAVYGAIIASGIIVVLISGIFGKLVKFFPPIVTGSVVTIIGISLIPVAINNMGGGQGAEDFGSGTNIALAMVTLLIILLIYRFTTGFIRSISILLGLIFGTVIAAVLGKVDFQPVIDAGWLHMVQPFYFGTPTFDYGAILTMTLVAMVSLVESSGVYYALSDITKQKVESKDLSRGYRSEGLASIIGGIFNAFPYTTFSQNVGLIKMTGVKERSVIFITGSLLVLLGFLPKIAALTTIIPTSVLGGAMLAMFGMVVTQGITMLAPEIMRSPENAMVAAVSVGLGAGVVFVPNIFAVLPEWVSVLTSNGIVCGSVTAIILNIVFNMIGTKKEDAMLVKPADAK comes from the coding sequence ATGAATAATGCAAAGGCATTTACACTTGGTATTCAACATTTACTTGCAATGTATGCGGGAGCTATTTTAGTACCGATTATTATCGGTGGTGCTCTTGGATTTTCATCAGAACAAATGACTTATTTGGTTGCCATTGACATTATGATGTGTGGTATTGCCACTTTACTGCAAGTAATGAGAGGGAAGATTTTCGGTATTGGGTTACCAGTAGTGCTTGGATGTACATTTACTGCTGTATCTCCAATTATCGCAATTGGTTCAGATAAAGGCGTTGGTGCGGTTTATGGAGCTATTATCGCATCAGGAATTATTGTTGTTCTAATATCCGGGATTTTTGGTAAGCTAGTGAAGTTCTTTCCACCAATTGTTACAGGCTCAGTTGTAACAATTATCGGAATCTCTCTAATTCCTGTAGCCATCAATAATATGGGTGGTGGACAAGGGGCTGAGGATTTTGGTTCTGGTACCAATATAGCATTAGCTATGGTTACTTTATTAATCATTCTTTTAATCTATCGTTTTACGACTGGGTTTATTCGTTCAATTTCTATTTTGCTAGGTTTAATCTTTGGAACTGTTATCGCTGCCGTATTAGGGAAAGTTGATTTCCAACCAGTAATTGATGCTGGATGGTTACATATGGTACAACCATTCTATTTCGGTACACCAACGTTCGATTATGGTGCGATTCTTACGATGACCCTAGTTGCGATGGTCTCTCTAGTAGAATCTTCGGGTGTTTACTATGCTTTAAGTGATATTACAAAACAGAAAGTCGAATCAAAAGATTTATCAAGAGGGTATCGTTCGGAAGGATTAGCATCAATTATTGGTGGAATTTTCAATGCTTTTCCTTATACAACATTCTCACAAAATGTAGGTTTAATAAAAATGACAGGCGTAAAAGAACGAAGCGTTATTTTTATTACTGGATCGCTTTTAGTACTACTTGGTTTCTTGCCGAAAATTGCTGCTCTAACGACAATTATTCCTACATCTGTATTGGGCGGCGCAATGCTTGCAATGTTTGGTATGGTTGTTACTCAGGGAATCACGATGTTGGCACCGGAAATTATGCGCTCTCCCGAGAACGCAATGGTAGCTGCTGTTTCTGTTGGATTGGGTGCAGGTGTAGTATTTGTGCCTAATATCTTTGCGGTTCTTCCTGAATGGGTTTCTGTACTAACTTCAAACGGTATTGTATGTGGTTCAGTGACGGCAATTATATTAAATATTGTATTTAATATGATAGGGACAAAAAAGGAAGATGCAATGCTTGTAAAACCTGCTGATGCAAAATAA
- a CDS encoding membrane protein produces the protein MTYMILTGLICGALLGFVMQRGRFCLTGGFRDMYIAKDNRMFYALLIAIAVQSVGVYLLIDFGVFEYSAGSLPILAVIVGSFIFGIGIILAGGCATGTWYRAGEGLIGSWIALAGYMLMAAIMKTGVLLPLNQKIQSGTELPTNSIAGTLGVNHWFIIIPFVAIVLFIVYKQLSKPKVSIPLLKPKRSGLAHILFEKRWHPFVTATLVGVIAILAWPLSVATGRISGLGITTPSANILQYLTTGDNNFLNWGVFLVLGIFIGSFIAAKASNEFRFRMPDVKTGINSFVGGNLMGFGASIAGGCSIGNGLVMTAMMTWQGWIALAFMILGTWTASYFVFVRPRQKAKAAKLQSVPTT, from the coding sequence GTGACATATATGATTTTAACAGGACTGATTTGTGGGGCATTACTCGGATTTGTAATGCAAAGAGGGCGATTTTGCTTAACGGGCGGTTTCCGTGATATGTACATCGCAAAGGATAACCGTATGTTTTATGCCTTATTAATTGCCATTGCAGTACAAAGTGTAGGGGTTTATTTATTAATAGATTTTGGTGTATTTGAATATTCTGCGGGTTCACTTCCGATTTTAGCAGTTATTGTAGGATCATTTATTTTTGGTATTGGAATTATATTAGCTGGTGGCTGTGCTACAGGTACATGGTATCGAGCTGGAGAAGGATTAATAGGGAGCTGGATTGCTTTAGCGGGATACATGTTAATGGCTGCCATTATGAAAACGGGGGTATTATTACCATTAAATCAGAAAATACAAAGCGGAACTGAATTACCTACCAATTCTATAGCAGGAACATTAGGGGTAAATCATTGGTTTATTATTATTCCATTTGTTGCTATTGTGTTATTTATCGTATATAAACAACTATCTAAACCAAAAGTTTCGATACCATTACTTAAACCTAAACGCTCTGGATTAGCTCATATTCTATTTGAGAAACGTTGGCATCCATTTGTAACAGCAACTTTAGTTGGGGTTATTGCGATATTAGCTTGGCCGTTAAGTGTTGCTACTGGTCGAATTTCTGGATTAGGTATTACAACGCCTTCAGCCAATATTCTTCAATATTTAACAACTGGCGATAATAACTTTTTAAACTGGGGAGTATTTCTAGTCCTTGGTATTTTCATAGGGTCGTTTATTGCTGCAAAAGCTAGCAATGAATTTCGCTTTAGAATGCCTGATGTGAAAACAGGTATTAATAGTTTTGTCGGTGGTAATTTAATGGGCTTTGGTGCTAGTATTGCTGGTGGTTGCTCAATTGGTAATGGTCTGGTCATGACAGCGATGATGACATGGCAAGGATGGATCGCTCTTGCATTTATGATACTAGGTACTTGGACTGCTAGTTATTTTGTTTTTGTCCGACCTCGTCAAAAAGCAAAAGCTGCAAAACTTCAAAGTGTACCAACAACATAA
- the hno gene encoding RNA polymerase sigma-54 factor — MALSMNLQQKLETKFILNQQQKFSLEILKYSMQELVDYIHDEVNSNPILEAEGPLYEEKQLIEFARLDRNQNAKSEAIEHEQFDSINLLRSTEQSLEKYLTGQLSMVKNLTLLDRKIILFYIHSLNSNGYLECDLNEVAEMYTVPISKCEELLTILHGFEPYGVGARNLKECLLLQIKHQKNAPKLAEVFVQLHLEELADRRFLHISELYQIPEETVKNIFSYIQQLNPFPANEFDTGQTEHIIPDIIVEELHGEYIIRINESYLPQISINTYYDELMKTNEDVKGYLKGKLSDALLLLKGIEQRHETLYKVTKILLEKQQAIFKNGLKALQPLRLKDVAEQMDVHESTVSRAISKKYIQTPKGIFPLKMLLMRGLKMNNGSMESTILIKEKIKSMIENENVKKPYSDQKIANILLAEGIQIARRTVAKYREEMGILQSTKRIKR; from the coding sequence ATGGCTTTATCAATGAATTTACAACAAAAGCTTGAAACTAAATTTATCTTAAATCAACAACAAAAGTTTTCCTTAGAGATACTAAAATATTCAATGCAAGAGCTAGTAGATTATATACATGATGAAGTTAACTCCAATCCTATTTTAGAAGCAGAGGGCCCTCTTTATGAAGAAAAACAGTTAATTGAATTTGCGCGGTTAGATCGTAATCAAAATGCAAAATCAGAGGCTATTGAACATGAACAATTTGATTCTATCAATCTATTAAGAAGTACAGAGCAATCTTTAGAAAAATATTTGACTGGGCAGTTGTCTATGGTTAAAAACCTAACATTATTGGATAGGAAAATTATTCTATTTTATATTCATAGTTTAAATAGCAACGGTTATTTAGAATGTGATTTGAATGAAGTAGCTGAAATGTATACTGTCCCAATTTCAAAATGTGAAGAATTGCTCACCATATTACATGGCTTTGAACCATATGGAGTAGGGGCAAGAAATTTAAAGGAATGCCTATTATTACAAATAAAACACCAAAAGAATGCCCCGAAATTAGCAGAGGTGTTTGTACAACTTCATTTGGAAGAGTTAGCAGATAGAAGGTTCTTACATATTTCGGAACTATATCAAATTCCTGAAGAAACGGTCAAAAATATTTTTTCATACATTCAACAGCTAAACCCATTCCCAGCGAATGAATTTGATACGGGTCAGACTGAACATATCATCCCGGATATTATAGTAGAAGAACTCCATGGAGAATATATTATTCGCATTAACGAAAGCTACTTACCTCAAATTTCGATTAATACTTATTATGACGAGTTAATGAAAACGAACGAGGATGTAAAAGGATATTTGAAAGGGAAACTTTCAGATGCCTTACTTTTACTAAAGGGAATCGAACAAAGACACGAAACATTATATAAAGTGACTAAAATTTTATTGGAAAAACAACAGGCAATCTTTAAAAATGGGTTAAAGGCATTACAGCCGTTAAGATTAAAAGACGTAGCTGAACAAATGGATGTACATGAATCAACAGTAAGCCGTGCAATAAGCAAAAAGTACATTCAAACACCAAAAGGGATATTTCCTTTAAAAATGTTGTTAATGCGCGGGTTGAAAATGAATAATGGTTCGATGGAATCTACTATATTGATAAAAGAAAAAATTAAATCAATGATAGAAAATGAAAACGTAAAAAAGCCTTATTCCGATCAAAAAATTGCAAATATTTTACTAGCTGAGGGTATCCAAATCGCAAGGAGAACGGTCGCGAAATATCGGGAGGAAATGGGGATATTACAATCAACCAAAAGAATAAAAAGATAA
- the fumC gene encoding fumarate hydratase class II, translated as MDYRIEKDTLGEVRVPADKIWGAQTQRSKENFQIGQEQMPIEIIRAFTILKKAAAITNNKLNKLSDIKTNAIVTAADEILSGKWDDQFPLVVWQTGSGTQSNMNVNEVIAHRANQLLEEQGSEERVHPNDDVNKSQSSNDTFPTALHIAAVEIVENYLMPRLQLLKATLKEKSEKFNDIIKIGRTHLQDATPLTLGQEISGWHHMLVKSEKMIMVNTQFLKDLAIGGTAVGTGINAHPKFGDMVAEEISNLTGKDFASSENKFHALTSHDEIVAAHGALKALAADLMKIANDVRWLASGPRSGIGEITIPENEPGSSIMPGKVNPTQSEALTMVVTQVIGNDATIAFAASQGNFELNVFKPVIIYNFLQSARLLADAMKSFNDNCAVGIEPNMEVLERNLENSLMLVTALNPYIGYENAAKIAKKAHKEGSTLKEAALSLELLTEEQFDKYIDPSKMIYPNAE; from the coding sequence ATGGACTATCGTATTGAAAAAGATACACTAGGAGAAGTGCGTGTTCCAGCTGATAAAATTTGGGGAGCACAAACGCAACGTAGTAAAGAAAATTTCCAAATTGGGCAAGAACAAATGCCTATAGAAATCATTCGTGCTTTTACAATTTTGAAAAAAGCAGCAGCTATTACTAACAACAAGTTAAACAAACTATCAGATATTAAGACCAACGCCATTGTTACAGCTGCTGACGAAATTCTTTCAGGCAAGTGGGATGATCAGTTTCCTCTTGTTGTTTGGCAAACAGGTAGTGGTACTCAATCCAATATGAATGTTAATGAAGTCATTGCCCACAGAGCAAATCAATTACTAGAAGAACAAGGCTCAGAAGAACGAGTACATCCAAATGATGACGTAAATAAATCACAAAGCTCTAATGATACTTTCCCAACTGCACTACATATTGCTGCGGTTGAAATCGTAGAAAACTATTTAATGCCTCGTCTTCAATTATTAAAGGCTACACTAAAAGAAAAATCAGAGAAATTTAATGACATTATTAAAATTGGTCGAACTCACTTACAAGATGCTACACCATTGACGCTTGGTCAGGAAATTAGCGGATGGCACCATATGCTAGTAAAATCTGAAAAGATGATTATGGTTAATACACAATTTTTAAAAGATCTTGCAATCGGCGGTACAGCTGTTGGTACTGGTATTAATGCACACCCTAAATTTGGTGACATGGTTGCTGAGGAAATTAGCAATCTTACCGGAAAAGATTTTGCTTCGTCGGAAAACAAATTCCATGCACTAACAAGCCATGATGAAATCGTTGCTGCTCATGGAGCTTTAAAAGCATTAGCGGCGGACTTAATGAAAATCGCAAATGATGTTCGTTGGTTAGCTAGCGGTCCTCGTAGTGGAATTGGGGAAATTACAATACCTGAAAATGAACCCGGCAGCTCGATCATGCCAGGGAAGGTAAATCCAACTCAATCTGAGGCGCTGACTATGGTCGTTACGCAAGTTATCGGTAATGATGCTACCATTGCCTTTGCAGCAAGCCAAGGGAACTTTGAATTAAACGTATTTAAACCTGTGATCATTTATAACTTCCTACAATCAGCAAGATTACTTGCAGATGCAATGAAATCGTTCAACGATAATTGTGCTGTTGGTATTGAGCCGAATATGGAAGTATTAGAACGCAACTTAGAAAATTCCTTGATGTTAGTAACCGCACTAAATCCTTATATTGGCTATGAAAACGCAGCGAAAATCGCAAAGAAAGCGCATAAAGAAGGATCTACACTAAAAGAAGCAGCCTTATCATTAGAATTACTAACTGAAGAACAGTTCGATAAGTACATTGATCCAAGTAAGATGATTTATCCAAATGCTGAGTGA
- the ydjE gene encoding putative sugar kinase YdjE, producing the protein MRESILCIGELLIDFFSNERNGNLKDSSTFLKKAGGAPANVCATIAKLGGHAHFLGKVGDDPFGEFLESTLESVGVNMDFLLKDSHFPTTLAFVSLQEDGQRDFVFHRGADANITVDEIPIEALSSMKIIHFGSATALLTQPFQQTYKHLLRYAKKQNCYTSFDPNFRRDLWGENIELFKEHIFECIPYCDLLKVSDEELYLLTNETDIKKATSTLHSLGVDAISVTLGKNGTFFSLKGQSINIPSISIKAVDTTGAGDAFVGATLYQLSNIDNPRSITFNEWKDIIHFSNKVGAIVCEKIGAIESLPTIEEVHLR; encoded by the coding sequence ATGAGAGAATCTATTTTATGTATTGGAGAACTACTAATTGACTTTTTCAGTAATGAACGGAATGGAAATTTGAAAGATAGTTCTACATTTTTAAAAAAGGCTGGAGGGGCACCAGCAAATGTTTGTGCAACGATTGCAAAATTAGGAGGGCACGCACACTTCTTAGGAAAAGTGGGTGATGATCCATTTGGAGAATTCCTTGAATCAACCTTGGAATCAGTTGGGGTAAATATGGATTTCTTATTAAAAGATTCACATTTCCCAACTACGCTCGCATTTGTTTCTTTACAAGAAGATGGACAAAGAGATTTTGTTTTCCATCGAGGAGCAGATGCAAATATAACAGTCGATGAAATACCTATAGAGGCACTTTCGTCGATGAAAATTATTCATTTCGGCTCTGCTACTGCTCTTTTAACACAACCATTTCAACAAACATATAAACATTTGTTACGCTATGCAAAGAAGCAAAATTGCTATACATCCTTTGACCCTAATTTTCGAAGAGACTTATGGGGAGAAAATATAGAGCTCTTTAAAGAACATATCTTTGAATGCATACCATATTGTGACCTTTTAAAAGTCAGCGATGAAGAGCTGTATTTATTAACAAATGAAACTGACATTAAAAAAGCCACTTCAACCTTACACTCATTAGGTGTAGATGCTATTTCCGTTACGCTAGGAAAAAACGGAACCTTTTTTTCTTTGAAAGGCCAATCCATAAATATTCCAAGTATCTCTATAAAAGCAGTTGATACCACAGGGGCAGGTGATGCGTTTGTGGGCGCAACTTTATATCAATTAAGTAACATTGATAACCCGCGCTCTATCACCTTTAATGAATGGAAAGATATTATACATTTCAGCAATAAAGTTGGTGCAATCGTTTGTGAAAAAATCGGGGCAATAGAATCACTACCTACTATAGAAGAAGTGCATTTAAGATAA